A single region of the Triticum dicoccoides isolate Atlit2015 ecotype Zavitan chromosome 2B, WEW_v2.0, whole genome shotgun sequence genome encodes:
- the LOC119367320 gene encoding subtilisin-like protease 1, translating into MSGTSMATPHVSGVAALLKGLHPDWSPAALRSAIVTTASAYDNVGDVILDEQKQRASLFDIGGGHITPQAAADPGLVYEMNATDYGAFLCNVLAGPHDDIQDLIGDQGLNCSTLPAGVQGFQLNYPSIVVPANTTVQRTLTRVGPADGGETYYLFVYMRDPSVKVNVSPRTLEFSNPGDKQIFLVSGEYQGKNKTVEGVLIWNTAHHQINTRMVVHI; encoded by the coding sequence ATGTCCGGGACGTCCATGGCCACGCCCCATGTCAGCGGCGTGGCTGCCCTGCTGAAGGGGCTCCACCCCGATTGGTCACCGGCGGCCCTTCGGTCAGCCATTGTGACGACGGCCTCCGCGTACGACAACGTCGGGGATGTCATCCTCGACGAGCAGAAGCAAAGAGCCTCGCTCTTCGACATCGGCGGCGGTCACATCACACCCCAGGCCGCCGCCGACCCCGGCCTCGTCTACGAGATGAACGCCACGGACTACGGCGCGTTCCTGTGCAACGTGCTCGCCGGCCCCCACGATGACATACAAGACCTGATCGGCGATCAGGGGCTGAACTGCTCCACCCTTCCCGCCGGCGTTCAGGGCTTCCAGCTCAACTACCCAAGCATTGTGGTGCCGGCGAACACCACGGTTCAGCGGACGCTCACCAGAGTTGGGCCGGCAGATGGAGGGGAGACGTACTACCTCTTTGTGTACATGAGGGACCCCTCGGTGAAAGTGAACGTCTCGCCCCGGACGCTTGAATTCAGCAATCCCGGCGACAAGCAGATCTTCCTTGTCTCCGGCGaataccaaggcaagaacaagacgGTTGAAGGCGTTTTGATCTGGAATACTGCCCACCACCAGATCAATACCCGCATGGTCGTCCACATATGA